A window of Agrobacterium tumefaciens contains these coding sequences:
- a CDS encoding SDR family oxidoreductase, giving the protein MTDRLEPQDPRSQYPRPPFSTPTQEMPGLVTNMTPFPDHGEKTYKGTGKLTGRKALITGGDSGIGRAVAIAFAREGADVAISYLPEEESDAEEVVALIEAEGRMAIALPGDITDEAWCRELVEKAVGDLGGLDILVINAARQQFREDIAELSTDDFDRTMKTNLYALHWIAQAATPHLKPGSSVITTASIQAYEPSAILLDYATTKAGIVAYTKALAKQLIEKGVRANAVAPGPFWTVLQPSGGQPDEKVENFGKDSDFGRPGQPVELAPVYVLLASQDASFINGEVYGVTGGRGIA; this is encoded by the coding sequence ATGACAGACCGCCTCGAGCCGCAGGACCCGCGCAGCCAGTATCCGCGCCCACCCTTTTCGACACCCACCCAGGAAATGCCGGGTCTCGTCACGAACATGACGCCGTTTCCAGATCACGGCGAAAAAACTTACAAAGGCACAGGCAAGCTGACGGGGCGTAAGGCTTTGATCACCGGCGGCGACTCCGGGATTGGTCGTGCCGTCGCCATCGCCTTTGCGAGAGAGGGCGCTGACGTCGCGATATCCTACCTGCCGGAAGAAGAGTCCGATGCAGAAGAAGTCGTCGCCCTCATCGAGGCGGAAGGCCGCATGGCGATCGCGCTTCCCGGCGACATCACCGACGAGGCTTGGTGCCGTGAACTCGTAGAGAAAGCAGTCGGTGATCTTGGCGGCCTCGATATTTTGGTGATCAACGCCGCAAGGCAGCAGTTTCGTGAAGATATCGCAGAGCTTTCCACCGACGATTTCGATCGCACCATGAAGACCAACCTTTATGCGTTGCACTGGATTGCGCAGGCGGCGACCCCCCATCTCAAGCCTGGCTCCTCCGTCATCACCACCGCTTCCATTCAGGCCTATGAACCCTCCGCGATCCTGCTGGACTACGCGACCACCAAAGCCGGCATCGTTGCTTACACGAAGGCGCTCGCCAAACAGCTGATCGAGAAGGGTGTGCGCGCCAACGCCGTTGCTCCCGGCCCGTTCTGGACCGTGCTTCAGCCGAGCGGCGGTCAGCCGGACGAGAAGGTGGAAAATTTCGGCAAGGACAGCGATTTTGGCCGGCCGGGACAACCGGTGGAATTGGCGCCTGTTTACGTTCTGCTCGCCTCGCAGGATGCAAGCTTTATCAATGGTGAGGTTTATGGCGTGACCGGCGGCAGGGGAATTGCCTGA
- a CDS encoding bifunctional diguanylate cyclase/phosphodiesterase, protein MFTVLECVAVQHDHLVVLLSAIICLLGMFAFFHLLLRAEESSAGRKPYWEVVAAFAGGLSVWATHFVAMLAYKGAVPIGYDFAFTALSAALAVIGFWLALMIRVTARYRAAVIGTLITLSVAIMHFVGMAGMDVAATISYRWGAVLGGFVVAWAVFVLAFHCFHRLSSWKRIAAPASAAIFGICALHFTAMSATVLIPDPSVAGPDPDNVARLIMIAAISGVTFLILATTAIAALVDRYLVDLKGLVDATLDGLAVVRDGRIVELNTRFAGLLGRDEASLVGRNPDDLFKAVDGEPAYLPRDVPVEAIRERGGQTQVFELSVRTIEYRGHPCEVMAIRDLTEKRQAQREIEYLARHDVLTGLANRTMFQTRLHQQIENCSQEDEFALLALDLDRFKAVNDIFGHAEGDRVLKKVAAILDECARPGDVVARLGGDEFVILTARQTRAEEARLLAETVLGMFAVKMNVASDPTAVGVSIGIAVFPRDGHDQESIMHAADLALYRAKMGGRGILSFYDPVMDQEARERRQLETDLRLAINRDELVLNYQPVLSVECGQVVGYEALVRWQHPTRGAVPPDVFIPIAEESGIIISLGEWVLREACRQAAGWAPHLKVAVNVSPLQFSLANLGHVVCTVLMQTGLSPNRLELEITEAALLKDRKTTLIILNQLKALGVAIVMDDFGTGYSSLSNLQSFPFDKIKIDRSFIAAMSDDDNARAIVRAVIGLGRSLDLPVTAEGIETDAQYRMVVDEGCAQAQGYLFGKPDVAPTQVVKSTTRKQQSV, encoded by the coding sequence ATGTTCACGGTATTGGAATGCGTTGCTGTCCAGCACGATCACTTAGTCGTTCTGCTTTCTGCAATAATCTGCCTGCTCGGCATGTTTGCTTTTTTCCACCTTCTCTTGCGCGCTGAGGAAAGTTCGGCTGGCCGTAAGCCCTATTGGGAGGTGGTTGCCGCCTTCGCCGGGGGCTTGAGTGTCTGGGCCACGCACTTTGTTGCCATGCTTGCTTACAAGGGTGCGGTTCCGATCGGTTATGACTTCGCCTTCACAGCGCTGTCGGCCGCTCTCGCCGTTATTGGTTTCTGGCTGGCGCTCATGATACGAGTTACGGCTCGCTACCGCGCCGCGGTTATCGGTACGCTGATTACGCTTTCGGTTGCGATCATGCATTTCGTCGGCATGGCCGGCATGGATGTCGCGGCGACGATAAGCTATCGATGGGGGGCGGTGCTCGGTGGTTTTGTGGTCGCCTGGGCTGTGTTTGTTCTCGCCTTTCACTGCTTCCATCGTCTCTCCTCCTGGAAACGTATTGCCGCGCCGGCGAGTGCGGCCATCTTCGGCATCTGCGCTTTGCATTTTACCGCTATGTCGGCCACAGTGCTGATACCAGATCCGTCCGTTGCAGGTCCGGATCCCGACAACGTCGCCCGACTGATCATGATCGCAGCTATATCAGGCGTCACGTTCCTCATCCTCGCCACCACAGCAATTGCGGCACTCGTTGATCGTTACCTTGTCGATCTCAAGGGGCTGGTCGACGCGACACTCGATGGTCTTGCCGTCGTCCGCGATGGGCGTATCGTCGAGTTGAACACGCGGTTTGCGGGGCTCCTTGGGCGGGACGAAGCATCACTGGTGGGTCGCAACCCTGACGATTTGTTCAAGGCGGTGGATGGAGAGCCAGCCTATCTGCCGCGCGATGTGCCCGTGGAAGCGATCCGTGAAAGGGGCGGGCAGACGCAGGTGTTTGAATTGAGCGTGCGTACGATCGAATATCGCGGCCACCCTTGTGAAGTCATGGCCATTCGCGACCTGACGGAAAAGCGGCAGGCGCAACGTGAGATCGAATATCTCGCGCGCCACGACGTTCTGACCGGTCTTGCGAACCGCACCATGTTCCAGACCCGCCTTCACCAGCAGATCGAGAATTGCAGCCAGGAGGATGAGTTCGCATTGCTTGCGCTCGATCTCGACCGGTTCAAGGCCGTCAATGATATATTCGGCCATGCCGAAGGCGACCGCGTTCTCAAGAAGGTTGCCGCCATTCTCGATGAATGCGCAAGGCCAGGCGACGTGGTTGCCCGGCTCGGCGGCGATGAGTTCGTGATCCTGACGGCCCGGCAGACCAGAGCGGAGGAGGCGCGTCTGCTGGCCGAGACGGTCCTCGGCATGTTCGCGGTGAAGATGAATGTCGCCAGCGATCCGACGGCGGTCGGCGTCAGCATCGGCATTGCCGTGTTTCCTCGGGATGGACACGATCAGGAGAGCATCATGCATGCCGCTGATCTCGCGCTTTACCGCGCCAAGATGGGCGGGCGAGGCATCTTGTCGTTCTACGATCCCGTCATGGATCAGGAAGCGCGCGAGCGCCGCCAACTCGAAACGGATTTGCGCCTTGCCATCAACAGAGACGAGCTGGTGCTGAATTATCAGCCGGTCCTGTCAGTCGAATGTGGTCAGGTCGTCGGTTATGAGGCGCTGGTGCGCTGGCAGCACCCGACACGCGGGGCCGTGCCACCGGATGTCTTTATTCCAATTGCGGAAGAGAGCGGCATCATCATCTCGCTTGGCGAATGGGTCCTGCGTGAGGCCTGCCGTCAGGCAGCCGGGTGGGCGCCGCATTTGAAGGTCGCGGTCAACGTATCGCCGCTGCAGTTTTCGCTGGCCAATCTCGGCCATGTCGTCTGCACGGTGCTGATGCAGACCGGGCTTTCACCAAACAGGTTGGAGCTGGAGATTACCGAAGCGGCATTGCTGAAAGACCGCAAAACGACGCTGATCATCCTCAATCAGTTGAAAGCGCTCGGCGTGGCCATCGTCATGGATGACTTTGGCACCGGTTACTCGTCGCTCAGCAACCTGCAGAGCTTCCCCTTCGACAAGATCAAGATCGACCGCAGTTTCATCGCCGCAATGAGCGACGATGACAACGCCCGCGCGATCGTTCGCGCCGTTATTGGCCTTGGCCGCAGCCTTGATCTGCCGGTAACGGCAGAGGGGATTGAAACGGACGCGCAATATCGCATGGTCGTCGATGAGGGCTGCGCGCAGGCCCAGGGTTATCTTTTCGGAAAGCCGGATGTGGCCCCGACCCAGGTTGTCAAAAGCACCACACGCAAGCAACAATCCGTTTAA